AATTTAGCGCAATTTTCGGCCGCCAAATCATTGACCGAACTAAAGTTTTTCAACGAACTTTTAATCAAAGAAAATGGCGAGATACGCAGCTTCAACGAGTTCCGGGACGCGGTGTTGCGATACGGTATCCAGTTCAATAAGAACTATTTAAAAACCGAATACAACACAGCAGTTGCGGCTGCACAAAACGCGAGGCAGTTCATTACCTTAAAACAAAACGGCGTTCAATACCTTACCTACAAAACAATGGAGGATGGAAAAGTCCGGCCTACACATGTTATACTCGATGATTTTACAGCACATATCGACGACCCGGCTTGGGATGTTATGACACCGCCCCTGGCATTTAATTGCCGTTGTTATTTATTGCCCGGCATTGCTTCACAGGTAGGCGTATTACTAAACAAACTCAAAATGACTTTCCGCCAGTTGTTTCGCGCTGCAAAAGTGCCGAAAGAGTTTCAAAACAACCCGGCGAAGTCAAAAGTTATTTACACACAAGAAATGCCTTATTTCAAACAGGCTAAAATAAATGGCAAACTATTGCAGGCACAAAAGAATTTCGGGTTGCGGCCTATTCTTTCTGATGCTACAGATAAAGGTATTTATGAAACATACAAATTCGATGCGCCTGTTGAATTCGCAAATAAAGAAGAGGCAAATAAATGGTGGCTCGACAATGCAGGCACGCAGCGGGGAAGCTTTGATATTGACGACAATAAAGGCTTGGCTATCCGCTTTGACAATAAATTCCGAAACCATGTTATCGAACAAAACAACGATGGCAGAGAAACCATCATTGGCAATGTGAAAGATATTTTACAACGTCCGGATGAGGTATGGTCGATAGCAACCGAACGCAAAGGCGTTAAGTCGCTACAACGTACATATATCAAGTATTACAAAGATTTCCCAATGGTTGTTCAAGTAGACGGCAGCGGAGAAGCTGCGACCATGTTTGAAGCCAGCAAAACAACAAAAGAAGGAAAGCTTTTGAATAAAGATTCGATTGAGAATTTGAGACAAGGCAATTTGATATATAACAAAACCCGTTAGGCGTTCCTCAAGGCCGACTCTTATCAAGCCGCTCAAGCACCTAACGGGTTTGTGATACAAAGATAAATATTTTTGATGAATCCAAACGAATTTAATAACAGTTTAAGTGCCGCTCAAGCGAAGCTAAGGAACTACACGAATTATGTGTTTCCAGTGCGTGCGGGCAACTTGGCGTTATTATTCATTAGTGGTAACTTTTACCATCAAGGTTGGCGCGGCGCAAATGGTATTGAGCCTTGGAAAAAATTAGAGAATAAACGCCCGGGCAAAATATTAATAAAAAGCGGTCGATTGATGCGTGGCAATTATTACACCACTTCGCCGGGAGTAGCACGTGTACGCAACGACACACCTTATGCACGTGTGCATAATAGCGGATTTTATGGCACTGTAAGTGTTCGGGCATCTCAACGTAAGAAGTTTAAAGTAAAGGGCGTTGATACAGGTAGGTTAACCATTAAGGGCAAACACGCTATTAAAAATGTTCACGAGGTTTCCAATACTACTGACGTTCGAGCGCACACGCGAAAAATGAACATGCCACAGCGTCAATTTATGCCTACCAGTATGAGCGATAGCGCACAGTTTGCCAATGTTATCCGCGGCGAAATTCAAAGAGAACTGAAATCAATTTTCCCACAAAAATTATAAAAGATGTTACAAGTACAACCAATTACTACCGGTTTGCAAAGCTTTCAAGGAATGATGTTCCTCGCTTTGCAACAATTTATCAAAGCCAAAGTTCCCGAAATAAAATGGATTGATACCGAAATGGGACAACTCGAAAACTACGGGATCGGCGAAGGGCAGAACCCACGTCCACCGGTTCTGTTTCCTTGTGTACTCATTGATTTTCCAGAAACCGATTTTGATGAGCTTTCGCAAGATGTGGACTGGGCGACTATCCGTATCGAATTTAGGTTGGCATTCGCGCAATTTAGCAACACAAGTAACATTACACCACAAACGGTGCAGGAAGCAGGACTCCAGTATTGGGAACTTGAAAAAAAACTTAGCCAAAATTTAAAAGGCTTTGTTACTGCTACGCCCGATGGCATACCCATTCATCAACCTTTGTCGCGAAAAAAAGCCGTTACCGAAAGAAGGCAATATGATAGTATAAGAATGCGTGTAAGAAGTTTATTATTTACCACCACTTTAGAAGATTTTACAGCGCAAGAAGCAATGACAACCGTTATCGCTCCACCATCGCTTCAACTTTAATTCCATATCATCCATCCCCACTCATCACGCAGCCACTTCACCGTAGGCTGCGTTTTTTTGATGTGAAGAATTTCATCGCCTTTGCATTGCAATATCTTTTGTAATTGCATTGTGGATAGGAAAAATTCGTTTTTCAATTCGCGCAATACGTCTTGGTATTGCTTGCGCTGCATTTTGGTTTTGTAGTAAAATCGGTGGAGAAGTAATCGGTCTCTATCTTCCAGTAGTTCTGGGTTGCGGCCGTTACGCTCCCGCTTCGGAAGCGCCTCCATTTCTTCAAAAAGGAGGGCTTCAAAAACAGATATGCCGCGTTGTACTACTTGCATTAGTACAAGTATAAATACATTACTTCTTTTACGCAAAAAATTGTTTCCACAAAAAAGCCCCGATTTTTATCGGGGCCGTTGTAAAGTCTATTGCTTTTAAAAATAGAACTCTTTAATCTGTTCCATTCTATGTTCAATCATCTCGTTTATCTTGGATAGTTGTGGATGATTAGTTTCATCAATCCAATTGGTTTCAGCCTTTCCATTTTTCAATATTACTATCGGTATGGCAAATTCATATATTTTGGCTTTTTCCGCATATAATATTTGTATCTGTTTATCATTCAAAATGGCTTCTTGAATTTTAGCACCGTATTGAGCATATCTATCTAATGCCGTTTCGTTTTCATTTCCCATATTATAATCTTGTATAAATTATCCAATCTCTTTTATCAACCTCATGATTTGCATCGAACAAAGTCCTGTTATTAACACCTCCACCATGCTGGAACATAAATGATACACTATCATTGAATAATTTAAAATATAATGGTTTTGCTCTTCCAATATTTGCCATTTTTTCGAGGTCCGCCGTTGAATCAAAATATTTTTTCCAAAAAGGGAACACATCAATGTAGTTTCCTTGAATTGCTTTTAGAAAAAATTTCTGTGTCCCTTTTTGTTCAAGCGAAGGATTGCCTCCATACATACGCACCATATAAACGAAAACAATTTCTCTTTTCTCGGGAGATATTAAATAAACATCTACTTGGCCTTCGCCGTCATTATTCAATTGCGAATAAGCCGTATCAATTTTATAACTCCTATTGGATGCCTTAACCAGATCGGTAAGCACATTACTCATTTGGTCTTTAGTTACATTCTCTATGCTATCGGGTACATAGGATTGTGCTTTTGTAAAGGAAACAGCAAGCAACAAGGCTGCAATAAAAAATTTTCTCATCAGTTCAATTTTTGTAAATAAAAATGATACACCTTCTCAAATTGCGCCACCAGTCTTGGTAGTTCGGCGTAGGTATATTTGTTAAATTCTTTGCTAAGATAGCTCGTTTTTGTACACCAGTCATTCAGTTTTTGCATATCTATCTTTCGCACTCCTTTAGGGGATGGGGGTAAGTTCCATCCTATTTCGTGCGCCATCGCTATTATCTTTCGCCGCATCTTGCTCCGCCGGTCGGTGCTTGGCTTCCATGTCATTTCGACCGCAGGGAGAAATATCTGTAATTGGGTAATCAATGTATTGGCTTCAAAATCGTACATTTCGCTTATATGTACCGTTCTCGCAAAAGTAATATCTGCTACGGCGTTTTCCTTAGCCTCTTCATCAAAGCCCGGCAACCGGCTCATAATGGCGCGTATGCGTATTATTTGTTGTTTAGTGGCTTGCATGTTTTTAGCTTATTTTGTTTATACAATTTCTTTGGCAATAAGTGGCCGCTCAATTTTCTTACCTCGTTTAGGTTTAAGGTAAAAGAGCCTTTCTTATATTTTAAAATCGGGCTTAGCTCTCTGAACTGTGCAACGGAAATTTGCGCAATTGGACAGGAATCTTTGTACAAGCAATGTTCATAATAAGAACTATAGTTGTGCCTTGTTCTTATAACGCACCCATTAAATAAATGCCTGTATATTTCTACTTTTGGAATTGGCATATTTTCAAATTAAGAGTGAAGTTTATTCCATTCATTTTCCCACATTTTATCTTTTAAATAAGTATCCGGGTCATATTGCCATTTGTTTAGCCGTTGTCTGTACCGATGATAAGCAGGCAACCCAGTTACGCAAAGCACTTGTTCCGTTTTACTCATTTTTTTCCAAATAGGCTCACAACGTTTCTTGTTTATCTTTTTGCCGTAGCCGTTCCAAAAATCGTTAAACGAAACTTCATATTCTGCCTCAACAGCTGTAAGGTTGTACTGCTTAACAAAATCTTCAAAAGCGGAAAACAATACGGGAACAGCTTCCTTAAACGGCTGCCGCTGGTTTGGCAGCATCGAACAGTCGGAGAAGTCGATAACACTAACCATTTCGTTAATGCCATAGGCTACTTCTACATGCCCAAAGAAGTTTTTCGATGTAATTAAAAATCGTTTAATCATCACTTAAAATTTATTTATTAACTAAATTCCAATCTTGCGTTTCGCTCTATTATCGTTGTAGAAAAAGGAAAATCTTCTTTCGGTATCTTCTGTAACACTTCCATCAACGCAGATGCATTCACAAAAACCACGCGTCTTTCGCCATGTAGTTCAATCTGCATTGTCAAGCATTTGCCGTTATATTTTGATGGCTCAATCTTAAAATCATAGACCACGATTTTTAAATTCAAAACGCTTTTTATGCTTATTTTATTACCGACAAAAGCTTTCATTGTCGGCTGTATTCCGAAGTCTTTAAACTCTTTCATTAGGTAACAATTTTTTTAATAAATGTCTGCTGTTGCACATCTTTGCCCAACCTATATACCCGCCGATAACCTGCTGCCCTTTGTGCTTAGCAACGGCACGCGCAAGGTTCTTTTTAATACTTTTACGCATCAAGGTATAATAGTGGTAAAACCGGCAGCCCAGCACATCAATGCCACGCGCTTCCACGGGGAAAATTTGATAATTACCTTTCACATCCAAATTCAATTCCTCTTTTAAATAAGTCCGAATTTTCGCGAGTAAAGCGTGCAAGTATGGTTTATCGCCTGCAAGGAAAATCATATCATCTACATACCGGAAATAGTGTTTTACGTGCATTTGCTCTTTTATCCAATGGTCGAAGTCGGTTAAATAGAAGTTCGATAAATATTGACTGCACAAATTGCCAATCGGTAAGCCCGGCGCGCTGTCTATTATCTCATTCATAAAAGAAAGAAAACGATGGTCTTTGAATTTTCGGCGCAATTGCTTCTTTAAAATGTCGTGGTCAATGCTTGGGTAAAATTTGCGTATGTCAATTTTCAAACAATATTTTGTTTCCCTCATATTCCGCAATGCGCGTTGCAGCTTACGAACGCCCAAATAAACGCCCCTGCCTTCTATGCACCCATAGGTATCGGCTGTGAACATCGCTAAAATATACGGGCGTACTACATTCATTGCAGCGTGCTGCGCAACGCGGTCGGGAAAGAACGGCAAACGAAAAATTTCACGAACTTTCGGTTCTTCAATAAAAAACGTGGTATATTTAGAGGTGCGGAAACTACCGTCGGCAAGCATTTTTTGCAGTTCGGCAAAATACTCATCCCGGTTAAGGTTATAACGTATAACGCCGTATTGCTTCGCTTTGCCACGTTGGGCAACTATTTCCGCACATTCCAAATTTTCTGTGCTGTGGATTTGATTGTATATATTGTTTACTCTTTTCATTAGCCTTTACTTTAATAGGTCGTTTTCTCTACGTTTACCGGATACCAACGCCCTTTTAAGCATTCTGATATTTTTTGCCCTGTTGGCAAGGTCTGCGCTGTAAATATTCTAGTAAGGTGCGCCCCGACATACGAGTTCGTATCGTCGTTGTTCGTATCGTTGAACGAGAAACCGCCCGAACCCCGGGGAAACAGCGCACAACCTATAACCCTTATTTTATATTCAAAATAAAAATCTCATACAAGTCCGGATATTCTAATGCAATATCGCGCGCATCCACATGACTGTTGGACGAGAGGCGCGCCCCGACACACGAGTACGTACCGCCGCTGTTCGTAACGCTGAACGAGAACCCGCCCGAACCCGAACCCGGCTCATAACCTTCTTCTGCATAGAAATAAGGTTCATACTTCCTTTCTGAATGATTGGTAATATCTCTTACATTACCTTCCTTTTGGGCTTCGACAATAGTTGCCAGCATATACACTGCTTGCGTATATAATCCTTTATCTGCTGGTAGCCCATCTACGTTAGGGAGCGCGTCAGTGTGTCCCAATTTTGCGCAAGCGTCTTTAAATGCTTGCATGCTTTTTTCTGAAATTTGTAACATTGTTGTGGTTTTATAATTATGAAAAGAAATTGTTTATTTACCCGTTAAGTATGTCTTATAATCTTCGAGCATTATCTTGCCTAAGTGCGCAGCCTTTTCAGCCGTGTCCACGCGGAGGCGCGCCCCGACAGACGAGTACGTACCGTCGTCGTTCGTATCGTCGAACGAGAAACCGCCCGAACCGTTATTATAGAAATAAGGATAATAAAAGCATTCTCTTTCCGGTTTCCCTTCACGTAAAGCTTCAGCGAATGTTTTGATAGCAATTTCTGCGCGTTCGTAATCGTCCTTTGCAGAAGCGAACAGCGTATTAATGTCTTTGCCTGTTTCTATGCAGGCATCCCTTAAATCAAAACATCTTTCTAAAATGTTTTTGACAAAGTGTTTTTTTCCAAATAAATTTTCCAACAACTTTTTTCCTTTGTCGTTGGCTTCCGTGTGCGCTTTCATCGCGCTGTCTTTTGTAATTTGTAGTGTGTCCATTGTTTTTGTTTTATTGTTTAAAATATTGCATCCCATGTAAAAAAACGGGTCATATTTTGACCGTAAAAATTTATTAATTATATCCTCCATAAATCAATATTTAAAATCTGTCCAGTGAATAATTTTGCCATTCCAAGCGGTTTTACTCTTCGGAAAAAACCAATCGATAAATTGATTGCGTGAATCAAAGCCGTCATTTTTTATCAACTTTTCAATATCATTGCAATACAGATATTTTTCATCGACCGTTATTTCCATACGCCCCCTTAAATAAGTAATAAATACATCCTGTGTACTCACACACTTCACAACCGGCGCAAACTGAAACCTGTCCTTTGTGCGGTTATTAATCACAAAATGTATATCATTTCCCTTGTCCCATCTGTCTCCTTTGTCCTCACGCATAGTGTGAATCTTCGGATGTTTGAGCCGGGTATTAGACGGTAGTTCGTCCCAGTCTTTGCCGAATTTTTTCATATACTTTTGCGTGTAAACAGGAAATGTATTTTCGGCATCGGCTATATCATTTCTAAAAAGCCCCTCCCAAATCTTTTCAATAAAGAAATTCTGCGTTCCGTTTTTAAATTTTGTTGAAAATGATAGTGTCATTTCTTCCTCCTTTTTTGGTTGGCCTCCAAAATGCTTGCGATACTGTCGCTAAACAGCCAACAGGCCGCAATGATGATAATCAGTTCCATAATTTTTTAATTTTTAGCTTTAATTAATTTGTTCAGTTCCTTTTTACCAAAGTGTTGCAACGCCCCCGCTTCCCAAATCACATAATTGCTTATCCGTCCGCCCCGGCTGATGATATGCGCCACATAGTGCGATACAAATACTTTCACAGTGGCGTCGTAGTAAATATTTATACCCGTTTTGCCAGATGGCCTCTTGCCTTCCGCGTGGCTTATAAATATGAAAGATTTCCGCGGAAATGCTTCTTTAAGCCGTTTGTATTTCCTGTAATCTATATCCCAATATTGCAGGCTGTCGATAATGATAAAACGCTCCCGGTTGCGCCCTTTCAAATAATCGAACAAGGTTTCGTAATTACTGGTGTGGTCGGTAAACCGGATATTCGTGTAATATTCATCCTCCGCAAAAGCACGGTTAATATTGCGCTGTACGGTCGCGGAAATTCCCTCTTCCAGTGCCACATACAGTATCGTTCCCAAATGCATTATTTCGCGGATAATTTGCATTATAAAGGAAGATTTGCCGTTCCCCGAATCTCCAAAAGCCAACATTATAAATGAGTTGGGTATTTCGCCAAAGGTATTTTTCCAATCATCCGACATATCTGGAAGGTGTTTAAAATCCCTTTCCTTCATCACTTTTAGCGATACCTTTCTTATTTTACCCATTTTTTCCTTCCCTTTTTTGTCGGCGTTTTCGCCTGTAACCGTTTATTTTATTACACTTTCTTCTTTTTCAACTATGCAGAATACCCTGTTTTTCTGCACATTTTAGGCATCAACTGCCACTTTTTTGCCCGCTTTTATATCCATTTCTACACAATATTCGCAACCATCCTGCGCCAATATCTCCAGCCCCAACACGTTGGCAATATGAAATTCCATTGCCGCGCCCCGGCTGTCCATCCAATCGGATAATAGATAAATAGCATTGCAAAACGTAGTTAAATGGTATATATCCATTTTTAAAATTTCCGACCTGTCTTTCTCTTCGCTCAATGGCGGCAGGTTGCAATCTCGCCGATTCCAGTTTTGTTTAATCAGCAGTTCGATGGGGTTAATCACATTGTATCCTTCGGCCTCCAATTTTGTTTGCGCCGTGGCAAACTTTTTTACCACTTCGTCGAATGACAGGCCTTTGATTTTACCCGCGATATAAATTGTTTTCATTTATTATTTTTTTTGCTCGTTATAAAAAATCATACAAATCCCATTCATCAACCCAAATCCCGGTTCAGACTTTTTGTGCAAAGCAGTAGCTAATTGCACGTCATTGCGAGCGAGGCACGAGCGTGGCAATCTCTGTTTTGCGATAATGTTTAGTGTTTAAATACTGGAGAAGTTCAAATCGATATTCACGTACTTACCGTCCTCGTCCTTCACCCATACATTAATGTAGGTCTTGGAACTATCGCGGCGGATAGCTTTGTCAATCAACTTACAGGCTTCGGTAAATAGCTTGTCGTTAATGCGGTCGGCGTGGCGTTTGATGGATAAAATTTTCTTGACATCCATCCTGCCCTTGCTCGTTTCAAAAGCCGAAAGGATAAGGGTCTTCATTATCTCGTCTATGCCTTCGGTGTTGCGGGTAAAGAACTCGTCAAACTTTGCTTTAGCGGCACCGATGGTATTTTCGTCAAAGCTAATGCGCTCATTCACGTTTACTTCCAACTTCACATTCCGATCAAATGTGTAAAACACTTTGTTGCCCTTGCCCGCTTCTGTATTGTTTTCTTTTAAGAAAAGTTCATACAGTGCAGCAGCTTCTTTCTGTGCATACTCTTTAAATTTCTGCAATTGCTCATTTGCCGCCAATGCTTTCCGCGCAATGGCCGGAAGGTTCTTTTCGCAACTACGCTCGTAGGCGGTTGTGCGGTTGTATGGCACAGGCTCTCCGGCTTCATTGTACCATGTTTTTTCCGTCGATTTTTGTTGTTTAATTTCCATTTTTGAATTTTTATTTTGAATCAATATGTATATGCCTTATCCACTTTGTTACAGATGTCGAGTAAAAGGTTACTTGTATAATCAAGCGTTATCAATTTCACAACCTCAAAGCTGAACGCTACCCGCAGCGCAAAGCCCATTACTGGCGTAAGCGTTATTTTATACTTCATTTTCGCTTTGTACTTTTTTTCGTCGCGCTTCTTTTCCAGCATTACCCACAACTCTTCCAACGCGGCTATTACAAGCCTGTCCTCGTCCAGTGTGTCGGGTGTTGAAAATTCAAGCGAACTTTTAAACATCTCAATCGCTTTCTGCACAGCTTCGGCCAAGCAGTCCAACGCATCGTGCCGTATGTCTATCTTTAAAATCATTGTAATTTGTTTAATAATATTTGGCTGTCTATAATCGTAATCGTCGATTTATATTTTGGATAAAAATTTTCATCTTGGTATTTAATGAAAGACCGGGCCGTGGTAATAAGGTTCATAATGCTTGTGTGGTCCCGCATTTTCAAATACTTCGCTATTTCCTTTAACGTCAAGTGGCTATAATCTTTCAGTATCAGTGCCACAGCCCGCCGTGCATCTACAATATTGCGCAATCGGCTATTGCCTGTCAGCTGGTTAAGGCTAATGCCATAAGTCTGCCTTATCACAGAAGCTACATAAGTAAACGAAATGCTCACAATTTCCGGCGCTATCAGCAGCCGCACCTTACTGTTCGTTTGTTTAAATATTTCTGCTTCAGCATTTTGCAACACCGATTTTACGGCGGCTATCTGCAATAGTTCTACCTGCATAGCATTTCTTTTTGAATATTTTTAATATCCTCCCACACAGTAGCCGGTGGCAGTGTTTCCCGCAATAGTGGGTCTATATTGTGCAGGTGGCAGTAAAGTTCATACACACGCTGTTGGTTAAACCCGTCCGGGAACACAAACGTCAGCATACTTTCATCAGCGTTCCACCAAATCACTTTCCACCAGTTCCAAAACGCCCGGCTGCGCTCTACGCACTGTATCAATTCCTCTAACTTGTAATACCGGTTGATAAAATCAAGGCCGTTGTCGTAGATGAACTGGCCATACCGCATTTCATTCCAGCCGAGCAAGGCGCATATTTCTGCCTGTATTACAGCAATTTCGGCTTTGCGCTGCGCTATATAGGTTTGTTTCTTTTCTGCCATTATTTTGGAGTTTAAGCGTTATTTAAGCGGCTTTAAGAGCTTGCATTAATTTATACTTATGTATAGCTCTCTTTACACGGCGTATATCTCCTTCGCAAGTGTTACATATCTCGGCGATAGTCTGCTGGTCGTCGCAACCATTCACCTCGCATATCTCGGCAATTTCTCTTTTACTTGGCGGCGGCACATGAATAAACGACCGTCCTACACGGCTATATATCTCTGAATAACCTTTTTTGCTTAACCGTACCCCTTTTTTAATCCGCTTTTCCAAAACTTCAGTACCTGCAATTATCAACCCGCACTTACCTTCCAGTCTGTTGTAAATTGTAATGAAAAACAAAAACACTTCGTCTTTCAGCTTATCATATTCATCGAGGTAAAAGACAGGTTCTTTCATTCTTAGAACAGTTTCTACAATTCCGTCCATCATTTCGGCAACGCCGTATCCGCTGCCATCTTTTCCCATTGCAGCAAACATTTCATTGAGAAAGGTTTTTTTATTAAAATGTTCGGCACAGCTTACGACAAAAGTGTTTTCTTTTTTTGAGGCGTACCATTCTGGTACTTCACTTTTGCCGTTGCCTGTATTACCGATTAAAGCAAACACATTTCCATATTCTTTGGCATCTGCCACAATGGTAATAATGGTATTCATACCGAGTGTTTCCACAAGATGCCAAACACCTTTAGCATCATAGCCAACCTGCTTACCAATGGAAGTAAACATTTCGTCGCTGATGCTTTCCCACCTGCCTTTCAGCAGTTGAATAATGGTAGCCTCGCTTACACCTTTGAGGTTTGCAGCCGCTTTAGACTGCGAAGGGAATTGCTCAATAAACTGCTTGAGCATCGTTTGTATTTCCGTTTTTTGTTGCTGTGTCATAACCTGTGTTTTATTATTTATAAATCAAAATTCAACCTAAACGCAATGCCTCCTTAGTCAAAGCTTGAACAAAATTTGAGCAAGATTACATTTGGCTTAGTGGATTATATTCCTTTTCAATACCCATCAGTTCGCGTTGGTAATTCTCAACCGCTTGGTATTTCAACTCTTTCAACCCGTTCGATAGCAACAGCGCGCCAATCCCGTTTTGCTCCAATACATCCTGCCTACGCTGTTTCTTAATACCCGCTTGCGACATCTCCTCTGTGGTAGTGGCCAGTAGCTTGTTTAAGAAATTGCGGCCGCCGTCAGTCATATCGGCCATACACCCTGCTACTGGCGTTACGGCCTTCGCTACAAAGCGCAACCGTTGGTTATCTGTTATCAATACACGGCTTGGGTCGTAAGGATCATATTTTGTAAATACCGATTTACCGATATTGTCCATATAGTAAGCCTTTGGCACACCATAACTATAAGATGTTCCCAATATCGTAGGCTCTACCACGCCGTTGCGTATTTGGTTGCTCCATCCGTGTGTAATGCCGAATTTCATTAAGAATTGTTCATCGGTCAATGGCACTTTGTACTTTTCCGGCATTGTGTTAAATGCTTCCAGCCATAACTGTTGGCGGCTTTTTTTCTTTTTATCAAATCCTATAGGCATTGTGCGCAACCTTTCAATGTGTTGCTCCAATTGTACCGATGCTTCATCTATATGTGCCCACTCCTTTTTAAGAGCCGTTACAGCTTCCAAATTCACGCCGCGTGTTTTAGCCGAAATATTATGGCCGGTGTAGTTATCGTTATCCCATTTCAAAGAGCGCTGCCAATCTATATGGCCGAATAAGTTTTCAATCCTACGGCCGCCTTTACTGCCTACTGGCGTTGGGTAATAATGCCCGATGCCTTCATAGTAAGGTGTCAATTCATTTATATTCCATTGGTCAGTTTTCAATTCAAAGGGTGCGTACCAGTCGCCGGTAAGCTCGCGAACGTGATACATCGCATTTATATAGGCAAGCCTTACCAAATCGGCGTTCATTTTTTCACCGGCAATAGCATAGCCAAGTATATAATCGTTGTGGCTGTCGGTAACGATAATGCCTTTGATACGGTGGTATTCTTTTGCTGTGTCGCCCCTAAACCACCAATCAAGATGATTATCATCGCTTTCCCACAACAACATTGGGGACGATGGGCGATTGTGTTTAATTTTCCGGCGCGTTTTGTCGTTAATTTCCGCTTTACCCACACGCCCGGAAAGGAACTGTTTGTTGCGGGCCATAAAGTTTTTTACCGTGCCGTCGGTAATGGTTTTATGCCCGTTCTTTTCAGCCCACTCATTGTAAATGCGCGAGATAAACACACAATCGTACTGGTTATGGTGGTCGAGCAGTTCCAGTAGGTAGCTTTCGCTCAAGTCGTCATCCACCTTAGCGGCCAGCTTGTTGCCATACAAATGGGAAATGAGATAAGGATAACCGGTAACAGAAAACTGTTGCAATGCCCGGCGCAGCGTGGCATAAGTGCCTGCAAATTTGTTCGGCAGCTTGCCTTCTGTTTGCCAAGCCTTTATTATTTCGCAAATCCTTTCGTAGTAGCTTTCTATCGCAATGCCAAAACGCTCTTTTATCAGCTTCTTTTTATCCGCTTCCGCCTCCAGTATCGTTTGCAGTACCGATGCGCCCAATGTGTATTTTCGTATTACATCCGGCAATAAACTGCTTTTGCCGGTTGGACCATCATACCGGTACGCGCTGTAAAACTGCTCCGCCGTCCTATCCATTACAATGCTATCCCGCAGCGGCTTGCTGCTCATGTAATATACCGGGTCGCCACATTTACAATTATCTTCCGGTTGGTGATGACATTGTACTTTCTTCTTTAACCACTGCTGTATTTTCTCACGGTTCTTATCGCTCATTTCATCGTAAGCGTACAACACGCACCGCGCATCTTCCCAATCTTTTGTTACCCCATACCCCTTTGTCGAACGAATGTTTACCGACTTCAACGTATTAAGAGGAAATCCCGCTTCCACCATTTCGGAAAACTCAATGAATAAATTATTATCAGCGTTTAGTTTCATATTCAAAAGGTTGGTTAATTAAACGGTACTAAGTCTTTTACTGCCCGCGCGATGGCTGTTTCCACTTCCTCTTTCACAATCA
The Arachidicoccus soli DNA segment above includes these coding regions:
- a CDS encoding ATP-binding protein — its product is MTQQQKTEIQTMLKQFIEQFPSQSKAAANLKGVSEATIIQLLKGRWESISDEMFTSIGKQVGYDAKGVWHLVETLGMNTIITIVADAKEYGNVFALIGNTGNGKSEVPEWYASKKENTFVVSCAEHFNKKTFLNEMFAAMGKDGSGYGVAEMMDGIVETVLRMKEPVFYLDEYDKLKDEVFLFFITIYNRLEGKCGLIIAGTEVLEKRIKKGVRLSKKGYSEIYSRVGRSFIHVPPPSKREIAEICEVNGCDDQQTIAEICNTCEGDIRRVKRAIHKYKLMQALKAA